A single Bacillus sp. HMF5848 DNA region contains:
- the ftsX gene encoding permease-like cell division protein FtsX, with the protein MTFRTVRRHFRESFKSLGRNGWMTFASVSAVTVTLLLVGVFLVLMLNLNNFATMIEQDVEIRVHVDLVASPEQQGALKQQIEDIQQVSSVTFSSKDEQLDNLIKSFGEDGEAFELFEQANPLYDVFIVKTDDPEDIMTVANQIDSFPYTERVVFGKDQVEKLFKILKVSRNVGLGLILGLVFTAMFLISNTIKITIFARQKEIEIMRLVGATNNFIRVPFFLEGLWLGVVGAILPIAAVASSYQYLYSLISPKLANTFIQLLPPSPFIWEVAGILVGIGGLIGVWGSLMSVRRFLTK; encoded by the coding sequence ATGACCTTTAGAACTGTGCGACGACATTTTCGTGAGAGCTTTAAAAGTTTGGGACGTAACGGGTGGATGACTTTTGCCTCTGTCAGTGCCGTTACTGTCACACTCCTTTTAGTCGGAGTGTTCCTCGTTTTAATGTTAAACTTAAACAATTTTGCAACGATGATTGAACAGGACGTTGAGATTCGTGTCCATGTTGATCTTGTAGCATCGCCTGAACAACAGGGTGCTTTAAAGCAGCAAATTGAAGATATTCAGCAAGTTTCCTCTGTCACTTTCTCCTCTAAGGATGAACAGCTTGACAATCTAATTAAAAGCTTTGGTGAAGATGGAGAGGCGTTTGAGTTATTTGAACAAGCGAATCCTCTATACGACGTATTCATCGTAAAAACAGATGATCCAGAAGACATTATGACAGTAGCAAATCAGATTGATTCGTTTCCTTATACAGAACGAGTTGTATTTGGTAAAGACCAAGTCGAAAAGCTCTTTAAAATTCTTAAAGTGTCTCGAAATGTTGGACTAGGGTTAATCCTAGGTCTTGTCTTTACTGCTATGTTTTTAATTTCCAATACGATAAAAATTACTATTTTTGCTCGACAAAAAGAAATTGAGATTATGAGATTAGTAGGAGCAACGAACAACTTTATCCGAGTACCATTTTTCTTAGAAGGTCTATGGTTAGGCGTGGTAGGTGCCATTCTTCCGATTGCGGCTGTGGCATCATCTTATCAATATTTATACAGTCTAATAAGTCCTAAATTAGCTAACACATTCATTCAATTGTTACCGCCGTCACCATTTATATGGGAGGTAGCAGGAATTTTAGTCGGTATAGGTGGACTAATCGGTGTGTGGGGAAGTTTAATGTCTGTTCGCCGTTTCTTAACAAAATAG
- the ftsE gene encoding cell division ATP-binding protein FtsE — protein MIEMQNVYKTYPNGVLAVNGISVQIQSGEFVYVVGPSGAGKSTFIKMMYREEKPSKGTIMINGIDISKLKDKKVPLLRRNIGVVFQDFKLLPRLTVYENVAFALEVIEEQPKHIKKRVMEVLDLVRLKHKARFYPSELSGGEQQRVSIARSIVNSPKVMIADEPTGNLDPETSWEIMNILDEINNRGTTIVMATHNREIVNKIRRRVITIENGKIARDEVRGEYGYDL, from the coding sequence ATGATAGAAATGCAAAATGTATATAAAACATACCCAAATGGTGTACTTGCTGTGAATGGGATTTCTGTTCAAATACAGTCAGGTGAGTTTGTGTATGTAGTGGGACCTAGTGGAGCTGGGAAGTCCACGTTTATTAAGATGATGTATCGTGAAGAAAAACCGTCCAAAGGGACGATTATGATAAATGGTATTGATATATCTAAGCTCAAGGATAAAAAAGTACCTTTACTTCGCCGTAATATCGGCGTAGTCTTTCAGGATTTTAAACTATTACCGCGACTGACAGTTTATGAAAATGTCGCGTTTGCGCTCGAAGTAATTGAAGAACAGCCTAAGCATATTAAAAAGCGTGTCATGGAAGTTCTTGATCTTGTCCGCTTAAAGCATAAGGCTCGCTTTTATCCATCAGAGCTATCGGGGGGCGAACAGCAGCGTGTATCGATTGCTCGTTCTATCGTAAATAGCCCGAAGGTTATGATTGCCGATGAGCCAACAGGTAACTTGGATCCAGAAACATCTTGGGAAATTATGAATATCCTTGATGAAATTAATAATCGTGGGACAACAATTGTCATGGCGACACATAACCGAGAAATAGTAAACAAAATAAGACGTCGTGTTATTACCATTGAAAATGGTAAGATCGCACGTGACGAGGTTAGAGGGGAGTATGGCTATGACCTTTAG
- the cccB gene encoding cytochrome c551, with translation MKKKLLALLMGTSLVLAACGGGGEEPADNAASSGGDSGAATVAADVEKVYQRSCVGCHGQNLEGGVGPALTATGANLSQDEIESIIVNGKGGMPGNLVSGEDAAALAAWLAEKK, from the coding sequence GTGAAGAAGAAGTTACTAGCATTGCTAATGGGAACGTCTCTTGTACTTGCAGCTTGTGGAGGCGGCGGAGAAGAGCCAGCTGACAACGCAGCGAGCAGTGGCGGAGACAGCGGTGCAGCTACTGTTGCAGCCGATGTTGAAAAAGTGTATCAAAGAAGCTGTGTAGGTTGTCATGGTCAAAACCTTGAGGGTGGCGTGGGCCCAGCATTAACTGCAACTGGCGCAAATCTTTCTCAAGATGAGATTGAAAGCATCATTGTAAACGGTAAAGGCGGCATGCCTGGTAATCTTGTATCAGGTGAAGATGCTGCAGCACTTGCAGCATGGTTAGCTGAAAAGAAATAA
- a CDS encoding YitT family protein, translated as MTWNRVREIGYILLGSAIVAVAFNLFLLPNDVASGGVSGISTILEDLFGWKPAYVQWAFNIPLFIAGLIFLGVKYGYKTFIGTVFLPFVVYLTENMEPATQDPLLGALFGGIGVGLGLGIVFRGNASTGGTDLAAQIIHKFTGLSLGTCVALIDGLIVITAAVVFDIEQGLYALIGLYVTSKTIDLVQIGLGYTKLALIITNKEEEVREGILYKIDRGVTKLSAFGGYTNHKRPILMCVVNQSEFTKLKQLVKSIDSSAFVIVMDAAEVLGEGFKRA; from the coding sequence ATGACTTGGAATCGTGTTCGAGAAATAGGATATATTTTATTAGGTTCAGCTATTGTCGCTGTTGCCTTTAACTTGTTTTTACTGCCGAATGATGTGGCCTCTGGAGGAGTTAGTGGTATTAGTACCATTCTAGAGGATTTGTTTGGCTGGAAGCCCGCATACGTTCAATGGGCGTTTAATATCCCGTTGTTTATCGCGGGGTTAATTTTTCTCGGTGTAAAATATGGCTATAAAACGTTTATCGGAACGGTGTTTTTACCGTTTGTTGTATACTTAACGGAAAATATGGAGCCAGCTACACAAGACCCGTTACTAGGGGCGTTGTTTGGTGGAATTGGTGTCGGACTTGGTCTTGGGATTGTTTTTCGCGGAAATGCTTCGACTGGCGGCACGGATTTAGCAGCGCAAATTATCCACAAGTTTACGGGCTTATCACTTGGAACTTGTGTGGCACTCATTGATGGCTTAATCGTAATAACGGCAGCTGTTGTGTTTGATATTGAACAGGGGTTATACGCGTTAATCGGTTTGTATGTTACGAGTAAAACAATTGACCTTGTGCAAATTGGCTTAGGGTACACAAAGCTTGCTCTTATTATTACTAACAAAGAGGAAGAAGTACGCGAAGGGATTTTATATAAAATTGATCGCGGTGTAACGAAGCTGTCGGCATTTGGTGGGTATACGAACCATAAACGCCCGATTTTGATGTGTGTCGTCAATCAATCGGAGTTCACAAAATTGAAACAATTAGTAAAAAGTATTGATTCATCCGCATTTGTGATTGTTATGGATGCAGCTGAGGTGCTAGGTGAGGGTTTTAAAAGAGCCTAG
- the prfB gene encoding peptide chain release factor 2 (programmed frameshift): MELVEIKQELDKMAKRLADFRGSLDLEKKEADIARLDEKMSDPSFWDDQQAAQTVINEANGLKDQVNQFYALNEEYDDLQMTYELIKEEYDEDMHGELEIEMKRVVKDFNEFELQLLLSEPYDKNNAILELHPGAGGTESQDWGSMLLRMYTRWAEKKGFKVETLDYLPGDEAGIKSVSLLIKGHNAYGYLKAEKGVHRLVRISPFDASGRRHTSFVSCEVMPEFNEEIEIEVRTEDLKVDTYRASGAGGQHINTTDSAVRITHAPTGVVVTCQSERSQIKNREQAMKMLKAKLYQKKIEEQQAELAEIRGEQKDIGWGSQIRSYVFHPYSLVKDHRTNTEVGNVQAVMDGDIDSFIDAYLRSKLG; this comes from the exons ATGGAATTAGTAGAAATTAAGCAAGAGTTAGATAAGATGGCTAAGCGATTAGCGGACTTTAGGGGGTCTCTT GACCTCGAGAAAAAGGAAGCTGATATTGCGAGGCTAGATGAAAAGATGTCTGATCCGTCTTTCTGGGATGATCAGCAGGCTGCGCAAACTGTCATCAATGAGGCGAATGGGCTTAAAGATCAAGTGAATCAGTTTTATGCGTTGAATGAAGAGTACGATGATTTGCAGATGACGTATGAGCTTATAAAAGAAGAATACGATGAGGATATGCATGGTGAGCTTGAGATAGAAATGAAGCGTGTTGTGAAGGATTTCAACGAGTTTGAGCTTCAGCTTCTATTAAGCGAGCCGTATGATAAAAATAATGCTATTTTAGAGCTTCACCCCGGAGCTGGTGGCACAGAATCACAGGATTGGGGTTCTATGCTTCTCCGTATGTACACGCGTTGGGCGGAGAAAAAGGGCTTCAAAGTGGAGACACTCGATTACTTACCGGGAGATGAAGCGGGGATTAAGAGTGTGTCGCTTCTTATTAAAGGGCATAATGCATACGGGTACTTAAAGGCGGAAAAGGGTGTGCATCGTCTTGTGCGTATTTCGCCGTTTGATGCGTCTGGCCGTCGTCATACATCGTTCGTATCATGTGAGGTTATGCCTGAATTCAACGAAGAAATTGAAATCGAAGTTCGTACAGAGGACTTAAAAGTGGATACGTATCGTGCGAGTGGTGCTGGTGGACAGCATATTAATACAACCGATTCTGCCGTCCGTATTACACATGCTCCAACAGGGGTTGTCGTGACGTGTCAGTCAGAGCGTTCGCAAATTAAAAACCGTGAGCAAGCGATGAAAATGTTAAAAGCTAAGCTTTATCAGAAAAAAATCGAAGAGCAGCAAGCTGAACTTGCTGAAATTCGTGGTGAACAGAAGGATATCGGGTGGGGAAGTCAAATTCGTTCTTATGTGTTCCATCCTTATTCACTTGTGAAGGATCACCGCACTAATACAGAAGTAGGTAATGTCCAGGCAGTTATGGATGGAGATATCGATTCGTTTATCGATGCATACTTACGATCAAAATTGGGGTAG
- the secA gene encoding preprotein translocase subunit SecA: MLGLLNKVFDTNKRTLKRYEKIAQEIDALASQMEQLTDEQLRQKTDEFKQRYQQGESLDKMLVEAFAVVRESAKRVLGLYPYFVQLMGGIALHEGNISEMKTGEGKTLTSTLPVYLNAITGKGVHVITVNEYLASRDAHEMGQLYEFLGLTVGLNLNGLQKEEKIEAYQADVTYGTNNEFGFDYLRDNMVLYKEHMAQRPLHFAIVDEVDSILIDEARTPLIISGQAEKSTQLYVLANMFVRSLKVEEDYTYDEKTKGVQLTEEGINKAEKAFKIENLFDVANVSLTHHINQGLKAHASMHKDIDYVVDEGEIVIVDQFTGRLMKGRRYSDGLHQAIEAKEGVEIQNESMTLATITFQNYFRMYEKLAGMTGTAKTEEEEFRNIYNMNVVVIPTNKPVIRDDRADLIYSTMQGKFNAVVEDIAERHRNGQPVLVGTVAIETSELISKLLKKKGVPHNVLNAKQHFSEAEIILQAGQKGAVTIATNMAGRGTDIKLGEGVRELGGLAVVGTERHESRRIDNQLRGRSGRQGDPGVTQFYLSMEDELMRRFGSDNMKSMMDRLGLDDDQPIQSKMVSRAVESAQKRVEGNNFDARKQLLQYDDVLRQQREVIYKQRFDVLASENLRDIVEEMVKSAINRNVSVHTQDDLQEEWDLKSIVDYVSGNLLPEGTITETTLKGKETEEIIETIFDACKKAYDEKEDLITSEQMREFEKVIVLRVVDTKWMSHIDAMEQLRQGIHLRAYGQIDPLREYQMEGFAMFEAMITSIEDDVAKYIMKAQIRSNLERQEVAKGQAVNPKDNESEKAKRKPVRKSVDVGRNDPCPCGSGKKFKQCCGA; the protein is encoded by the coding sequence ATGCTTGGCTTATTAAATAAAGTGTTCGATACGAATAAACGCACTTTGAAGCGCTATGAAAAAATAGCACAAGAGATTGATGCGTTAGCGTCACAAATGGAACAGCTCACAGATGAGCAGCTTCGCCAAAAGACAGATGAGTTTAAGCAGCGTTATCAGCAAGGAGAAAGTCTTGATAAGATGCTTGTTGAAGCGTTTGCTGTAGTACGTGAATCTGCAAAGCGTGTGCTCGGTTTGTACCCTTATTTTGTACAGCTCATGGGTGGTATTGCCTTACATGAAGGAAATATTTCTGAGATGAAAACAGGGGAAGGTAAAACGTTAACGTCTACCCTGCCTGTTTACTTGAATGCCATTACAGGTAAAGGTGTTCACGTCATTACGGTGAACGAATACTTAGCGAGCCGTGATGCGCATGAGATGGGTCAACTGTATGAGTTTTTAGGCTTAACAGTTGGTTTGAACTTAAATGGTCTGCAAAAAGAAGAGAAAATTGAAGCGTACCAAGCTGATGTTACGTACGGTACGAACAACGAGTTTGGCTTCGACTACTTGCGTGACAACATGGTGCTTTACAAAGAGCATATGGCGCAGCGTCCGTTGCACTTTGCGATTGTCGATGAGGTTGACTCGATTTTAATTGATGAGGCGCGTACGCCGTTAATTATTTCGGGACAAGCTGAGAAGTCAACGCAATTATATGTGTTAGCGAACATGTTTGTTCGTTCGTTAAAGGTAGAAGAAGACTACACATATGATGAAAAAACTAAAGGTGTGCAGCTGACAGAAGAAGGTATTAACAAAGCTGAGAAAGCCTTTAAAATTGAGAACCTGTTTGATGTGGCAAATGTATCTTTAACGCACCACATTAACCAAGGGCTAAAAGCACATGCTTCTATGCATAAAGATATCGATTACGTTGTCGATGAAGGTGAAATTGTAATTGTTGACCAATTTACTGGTCGTTTAATGAAGGGCCGTCGTTACAGTGATGGCTTGCACCAAGCGATTGAAGCGAAGGAAGGCGTCGAAATTCAAAATGAAAGTATGACGCTTGCGACAATCACATTCCAGAACTACTTCCGTATGTATGAAAAGCTTGCTGGTATGACTGGTACAGCGAAAACAGAGGAAGAGGAATTCCGTAACATTTACAATATGAACGTTGTTGTCATTCCAACGAACAAGCCAGTTATCCGTGATGACCGTGCCGATTTAATTTACTCTACAATGCAAGGTAAATTCAATGCGGTTGTAGAAGATATCGCGGAGCGTCATCGTAATGGGCAACCAGTGCTTGTTGGTACAGTTGCGATTGAAACGTCAGAGCTTATTTCTAAGCTTTTAAAGAAAAAAGGTGTGCCGCATAACGTATTAAATGCGAAGCAGCATTTCAGTGAAGCGGAAATTATTTTACAAGCAGGTCAAAAGGGTGCTGTCACGATTGCGACTAACATGGCCGGTCGTGGTACAGACATTAAGCTTGGCGAAGGTGTAAGAGAGCTTGGCGGTCTTGCGGTTGTAGGTACAGAGCGTCATGAGAGTCGTCGTATCGATAATCAGCTTCGTGGTCGTTCTGGTCGTCAAGGGGACCCTGGTGTCACGCAGTTCTACTTGTCGATGGAGGATGAACTGATGCGTCGCTTCGGTTCAGACAATATGAAGTCGATGATGGACCGCTTAGGTCTTGATGATGATCAACCGATTCAAAGTAAAATGGTGTCACGTGCCGTTGAATCTGCACAAAAACGTGTTGAGGGTAACAACTTTGATGCACGTAAGCAGTTGCTTCAATATGATGACGTTCTTCGTCAGCAGCGTGAGGTTATTTACAAGCAACGCTTTGACGTATTAGCGTCTGAGAACTTACGTGATATTGTCGAAGAAATGGTTAAGTCAGCTATTAATCGTAACGTTAGCGTTCATACGCAAGATGATCTGCAGGAAGAATGGGATCTTAAGAGTATCGTCGATTACGTGAGTGGTAACCTGTTACCAGAAGGTACAATTACGGAAACGACGCTAAAAGGCAAGGAAACAGAAGAGATCATTGAAACAATCTTCGATGCTTGTAAGAAAGCGTATGATGAAAAAGAAGATTTAATTACGTCTGAACAAATGCGTGAGTTTGAAAAAGTTATCGTACTCCGCGTTGTTGATACAAAGTGGATGAGTCACATTGACGCGATGGAGCAGCTTCGTCAAGGTATCCACCTTCGTGCATACGGACAAATTGATCCACTTCGTGAGTATCAAATGGAAGGCTTTGCAATGTTTGAAGCGATGATTACATCGATTGAAGATGACGTTGCAAAATATATCATGAAGGCACAAATTCGCAGCAACTTAGAGCGTCAAGAGGTTGCGAAAGGTCAAGCTGTTAATCCGAAGGATAACGAAAGCGAAAAGGCAAAGCGCAAACCGGTTCGTAAGTCTGTCGATGTTGGTCGCAACGACCCATGTCCATGCGGCAGCGGGAAAAAATTCAAACAGTGCTGCGGCGCTTAA
- a CDS encoding C10 family peptidase produces MKKLALTGSALLLAFVVSACGNQAQAPTTVDSKYNVIELADTPKTLIETAWKQEGPFTAATPNHELAGQWPVGLAEIMYYHELQPGDAVQYTTSNDTTVDENFGLFRFKWQKFEPTLDDKSHGGAVIQVSTYLYYAAATIHKDFGTEGYLLTPQEMVPAIEKHYAVDAEAYVYDSAAAFDQYKADITSTIKDHIDNKQPIFFAYGTQDLAAVIDGYKEEGDSFYVHLAHTGWFDLFKSIRSDEDDLSQRVILTVAP; encoded by the coding sequence ATGAAAAAGCTTGCACTAACAGGTAGTGCGTTGCTGCTAGCGTTTGTTGTATCAGCGTGTGGGAACCAAGCTCAAGCTCCTACAACAGTAGATAGTAAGTATAATGTGATAGAACTAGCAGACACACCAAAAACATTGATTGAAACGGCATGGAAACAGGAGGGCCCATTCACGGCGGCTACGCCTAATCATGAGCTAGCGGGGCAATGGCCTGTCGGATTAGCGGAAATTATGTATTATCATGAGCTGCAGCCAGGGGATGCGGTTCAATATACAACATCCAATGATACAACCGTTGATGAAAATTTTGGCTTGTTTCGTTTTAAGTGGCAGAAGTTTGAGCCAACGTTAGATGATAAATCACATGGTGGGGCTGTTATTCAAGTATCGACTTACTTGTACTACGCTGCGGCAACCATTCACAAAGATTTCGGTACAGAAGGGTATTTGTTAACGCCGCAAGAGATGGTACCGGCAATAGAAAAGCATTATGCTGTTGATGCGGAGGCGTATGTGTATGACAGTGCGGCTGCGTTCGATCAGTATAAGGCCGACATTACTAGCACCATCAAGGACCATATAGACAATAAACAACCTATTTTCTTTGCTTACGGCACACAGGATCTTGCAGCTGTAATAGATGGCTACAAAGAAGAGGGCGACAGCTTTTACGTGCACCTCGCACATACAGGCTGGTTTGATTTATTCAAATCTATTCGCTCGGATGAAGATGATTTAAGTCAACGTGTGATTTTGACGGTGGCACCGTAG
- the hpf gene encoding ribosome hibernation-promoting factor, HPF/YfiA family translates to MNFNIRGENIDVTPAIREYVEKKISKLERYFDDTPSTEVNANLKVYNDKQSKVEVTIPMPGLMLRAEESHTDMYAAIDLVSDKIERQIRKHKTKVNRKLRDQGSPKFFFNGETEAAVTTVDEEMEVVRTKRFDLKPMDAEEAVLQMNLLGHAFFVFTNSATNKTNVVYKRKDGRYGLIEPN, encoded by the coding sequence ATGAATTTCAACATTCGAGGCGAAAACATTGATGTAACTCCAGCAATTAGAGAGTACGTTGAGAAGAAAATTAGCAAATTGGAGCGTTATTTTGATGATACTCCAAGTACAGAAGTAAATGCGAATTTGAAAGTTTACAATGATAAGCAAAGCAAAGTAGAAGTGACTATTCCGATGCCAGGTTTGATGCTACGTGCAGAGGAGTCACATACTGATATGTATGCTGCCATTGACTTGGTCAGCGATAAAATCGAACGACAAATACGTAAGCATAAAACAAAGGTTAACCGCAAATTACGTGACCAAGGTTCACCGAAGTTTTTCTTCAACGGTGAAACGGAAGCAGCGGTTACTACTGTAGATGAAGAGATGGAAGTTGTACGTACTAAGCGTTTTGATTTAAAACCTATGGATGCTGAAGAAGCTGTTCTACAGATGAATCTTTTAGGCCATGCATTTTTCGTATTTACCAACTCAGCTACTAATAAAACAAACGTAGTGTATAAGCGTAAAGATGGACGCTACGGTTTGATTGAACCTAACTAA
- a CDS encoding flagellar protein FliT, with protein sequence MSVVKQLFELSAQLFRVVNEENMDRDEQVHEIEQFLDHREQLMARLQPPYSSEEKELGQQLVKLNEQIDARLDQIKTQIKKDLHQIKVKKQSNRQYQNPYGQVSADGMFFDKRK encoded by the coding sequence GTGAGTGTTGTTAAGCAACTGTTTGAGTTGTCTGCACAGCTTTTTCGAGTGGTGAATGAAGAGAATATGGATCGCGATGAGCAAGTTCATGAGATTGAGCAGTTTCTTGATCACAGGGAGCAGTTGATGGCTCGGTTACAACCGCCGTACTCTTCTGAGGAGAAGGAACTGGGTCAACAGCTGGTGAAGCTGAATGAGCAAATTGATGCTCGGTTAGACCAAATAAAAACACAAATAAAGAAGGATTTGCATCAAATTAAGGTTAAAAAGCAATCCAATCGTCAGTATCAAAATCCTTATGGTCAAGTGTCAGCTGATGGAATGTTTTTTGATAAGCGCAAATAG
- the fliS gene encoding flagellar export chaperone FliS: MINNPYQSYQQNSVTTASPGELTLMLYNGCLKFINLAKHAIEKRNIEDKNINLIKAQNIINELMVTLNTDYEVSKNMMAMYDYMNRRLIEANIKNNVEILGEVEDYLIDFRDTWKQVIQKNRQKQYASQGGAY; encoded by the coding sequence TTGATTAATAATCCATATCAATCATATCAACAGAATTCAGTGACGACAGCATCGCCTGGTGAACTGACATTGATGTTATACAATGGCTGTCTAAAATTTATTAACTTAGCGAAGCATGCAATTGAGAAACGAAATATTGAAGATAAAAATATAAATCTGATAAAAGCACAAAATATCATTAATGAACTAATGGTCACACTTAATACAGACTACGAGGTTTCAAAAAATATGATGGCGATGTATGATTACATGAATCGTCGTCTTATAGAAGCAAATATTAAAAACAATGTAGAAATTCTAGGTGAAGTAGAAGATTACCTTATCGATTTTCGTGATACTTGGAAGCAAGTTATTCAAAAGAATCGTCAAAAACAATATGCATCGCAAGGTGGCGCATACTAG
- the fliD gene encoding flagellar filament capping protein FliD, translating into MSGIRVGGLASGMDIDTLVKDLMKAERMPLDKIKQKKQTLEWQRDDYRAMNTLLLDFRAELTQMKLSTKYRARQVSSSSEAKVTATASSAANQTSYSISKVSQLAQAETQLNLTPIEVEASKGLYGVTSASLWREGAIKSKTINVSESSTTVSVDYGGDTLKDLDSWSVSVNGKGYKVVTGTATPDENSVLVNSDGSLVFSDAIAKDSEIKIGYIANENTDSRSVSHDTTSVTFSQGSIKNVSELKLTRTSTKDGNTTTLSDVNFSLAGDKVMYGTTEVGTFNSETGSITFNDAMKTHLPPETPEDGTTYDYKLEMTYSQNYTTFQLDTHTSKGDLHQNYIVAGNESINNIVSKVNSSGVGVTMFFDSQTKRMSMTRTETGDLNKDVSLHNGYEMAGSGALFTDVMNFHDVSTSTIPVGYVTEAKNASFVINGLQTERTSNAFEMSGVTFNLKQTFDETDSPNPVSISVSNDSTSVFDNIVQFVNKYNELIGKIQTELSEERYRSYAPLTDDQRESLSDTQQEQWEEKAKSGLLRRDPILSNALSTMRMNFYTPVLNDSVSSTHNQLAKIGITTTANYLEGGKLIINEAELKKAIEADSTSVENLFRGTGSTDSQTGIINRLYNSVNDTMNKLKVKAGNSFSSNQQFDIGRQLEDVDKRIDRYEDRLIQIENRYWKQFTAMEKAIQQANSQSMYLMQQFSY; encoded by the coding sequence ATGAGTGGTATACGAGTGGGTGGCCTAGCAAGTGGGATGGATATAGACACACTTGTAAAGGACTTAATGAAGGCAGAAAGAATGCCTCTCGATAAAATAAAACAAAAAAAGCAAACCCTTGAGTGGCAACGTGATGATTATCGAGCCATGAATACCCTTCTTCTTGACTTTCGAGCAGAATTAACACAGATGAAGTTATCAACAAAGTATCGCGCACGGCAAGTTTCTTCGTCTAGTGAAGCCAAGGTAACAGCAACAGCTAGTAGTGCAGCAAATCAAACGTCATATTCAATTTCAAAAGTTTCACAGCTAGCACAAGCTGAAACTCAATTAAATTTAACCCCTATAGAAGTTGAAGCTTCGAAAGGGCTTTATGGTGTAACATCAGCAAGCTTATGGAGAGAAGGGGCAATAAAAAGTAAAACTATAAACGTCTCAGAAAGTAGCACTACTGTCTCAGTAGATTACGGGGGAGATACTTTAAAGGACCTAGATTCTTGGAGTGTGTCAGTGAACGGAAAAGGGTATAAAGTTGTAACAGGCACAGCGACACCGGATGAGAATAGTGTACTCGTTAACAGTGATGGCTCCTTGGTCTTTAGTGATGCTATTGCGAAGGACAGCGAAATAAAAATAGGGTACATTGCTAATGAAAATACTGATTCTAGGTCAGTTAGTCATGATACAACTTCTGTCACTTTTTCACAGGGTTCTATAAAGAATGTTTCGGAATTAAAGCTAACTAGAACTTCAACAAAGGACGGAAATACAACAACATTGTCTGATGTTAATTTTTCATTAGCTGGCGATAAGGTCATGTATGGGACGACAGAGGTTGGTACATTCAACTCAGAAACAGGCTCTATTACATTCAACGATGCAATGAAGACACACTTGCCGCCTGAGACACCCGAAGATGGGACGACATATGACTATAAACTCGAAATGACTTACAGTCAGAATTATACTACCTTTCAACTAGATACACACACATCAAAAGGTGACTTACACCAAAATTACATTGTCGCTGGTAACGAATCAATCAACAATATAGTAAGTAAAGTGAACTCTTCAGGTGTGGGAGTGACGATGTTTTTTGATTCACAAACGAAAAGAATGTCTATGACGCGAACTGAAACAGGAGATTTAAATAAAGATGTATCTCTCCATAACGGCTATGAAATGGCAGGAAGTGGTGCGCTATTTACAGACGTCATGAATTTTCATGATGTTTCAACTTCGACTATTCCTGTTGGATATGTAACAGAAGCAAAAAATGCTTCCTTTGTTATTAATGGTCTACAAACAGAGAGAACATCGAATGCCTTTGAAATGAGCGGCGTCACATTTAATCTTAAACAAACTTTTGATGAAACGGACAGTCCAAATCCAGTTAGCATTTCAGTGAGTAATGATAGTACATCTGTTTTTGATAACATTGTGCAGTTTGTAAATAAATATAATGAACTAATAGGTAAAATCCAAACTGAACTATCTGAGGAGCGTTACCGATCATATGCGCCTCTCACTGATGACCAAAGAGAATCTTTATCTGATACACAACAAGAACAATGGGAAGAAAAAGCAAAAAGTGGTTTGTTAAGAAGAGACCCGATTTTGTCAAATGCTTTATCAACTATGCGTATGAATTTTTATACTCCTGTTCTAAATGATAGTGTGTCTTCAACTCATAACCAGCTTGCCAAAATTGGTATAACAACTACAGCGAATTATCTAGAGGGTGGTAAGCTTATTATTAATGAGGCTGAGCTGAAAAAGGCAATTGAAGCTGACTCAACATCAGTGGAGAATTTGTTTAGAGGAACAGGTTCAACCGATAGTCAAACAGGTATTATTAATCGCTTATACAATTCTGTAAATGACACAATGAATAAATTAAAAGTAAAAGCTGGGAATTCTTTTTCTTCAAATCAACAGTTTGATATAGGAAGACAATTAGAAGATGTAGATAAACGAATTGACCGCTATGAGGACAGGCTTATTCAAATTGAGAACCGTTACTGGAAACAGTTCACAGCAATGGAAAAAGCGATTCAACAAGCTAATAGCCAATCCATGTATTTAATGCAACAGTTCAGTTATTAG